A DNA window from Ipomoea triloba cultivar NCNSP0323 chromosome 10, ASM357664v1 contains the following coding sequences:
- the LOC116032805 gene encoding senescence-specific cysteine protease SAG39-like: MAAFKSLKLLVALAVVFAMSASLTTSRTLPDSSMAERHDQWIAQYGRVYKNEVEKSKRYKIFKENVEYIDAFNNAGTKSYKLGINAFADLTNKEFQASRNGYKLPHECSSNTLFRYENVSAVPSTVDWRKKGAVTPVKDQGQCGCCWAFSAVAAMEGITQLSTGKLISLSEQELVDCDVKGEDQGCEGGLMDDAFQFIINNKGLTTESNYPYQGTDGSCKKSKSSNSAAKISGYEDVPANSESALEKAVANQPVSVAIDASGMDFQFYSSGVFTGSCDTQLDHGVTAVGYGKAEDGTKYWLVKNSWGTSWGENGYIRMQKDIEAKEGLCGIAMQASYPTASA, translated from the exons ATGGCCGCTTTCAAAAGTTTGAAGCTTCTCGTAGCTCTCGCTGTAGTGTTTGCAATGTCAGCATCATTAACCACATCTCGAACATTACCTGATTCATCAATGGCAGAGAGGCATGATCAATGGATAGCTCAATATGGACGCGTTTACAAAAATGAAGTGGAGAAATCAAAACGATACAAGATATTCAAAGAGAACGTAGAATACATTGATGCTTTCAACAATGCGGGAACCAAGTCTTACAAGCTTGGCATCAATGCATTTGCTGATTTAACAAACAAGGAATTCCAAGCGTCTCGGAATGGATACAAATTGCCTCACGAGTGTTCCTCCAATACATTGTTTAGGTATGAAAATGTGAGTGCAGTTCCATCTACGGTAGATTGGAGAAAGAAGGGGGCTGTTACTCCCGTTAAGGATCAAGGCCAATGTG gatgTTGCTGGGCATTTTCTGCTGTGGCCGCCATGGAAGGAATCACCCAACTCTCAACCGGTAAGCTGATCTCATTGTCTGAGCAAGAGCTTGTAGATTGCGACGTAAAGGGCGAAGATCAAGGCTGCGAAGGAGGCCTAATGGACGATGCTTTCCAGTTCATAATAAACAACAAAGGCCTCACAACTGAATCCAACTACCCATACCAAGGAACCGACGGCTCCTGCAAGAAAAGCAAATCATCCAACAGCGCAGCAAAGATCAGCGGCTACGAAGACGTCCCCGCTAACAGCGAGTCCGCCTTGGAAAAGGCCGTGGCCAATCAGCCTGTATCGGTGGCCATTGACGCCAGCGGAATGGATTTCCAGTTCTACTCTAGCGGGGTGTTCACCGGATCATGCGATACGCAGTTGGATCACGGCGTGACGGCCGTGGGGTACGGGAAAGCTGAGGATGGGACTAAGTATTGGTTGGTGAAGAACTCGTGGGGAACAAGCTGGGGTGAGAATGGTTACATTAGAATGCAGAAAGACATTGAGGCTAAGGAAGGGCTTTGCGGTATTGCCATGCAAGCATCTTATCCCACTGCATCTGCTTGA